The Canis lupus familiaris isolate Mischka breed German Shepherd chromosome 7, alternate assembly UU_Cfam_GSD_1.0, whole genome shotgun sequence nucleotide sequence TGAGCCTGAGGGTGCGTGTGGATGCACAGAGGCACCGCAGGAGGAGGCATCGTGCGGCGTGGCCTGAGAAGCCAGAGTCCCTGTTCTGCTCCTGAATGGCAGAGTGACCACAGGGGAGTCCCTTCCCCTCCCTAGCAGTATGGGACAGGGTTGTCTCGTCTCTAGGactccccccacccagctctgATATTCGGGGAATAACTAGCAGAGAATGTACCGTGTTGCCTTCCCATAGAAATGGGCACGTCTACATGCAGAAGCCACGGGTTCCCTTTCCCCGCGGCCTAGGCAGAGGCGCCCCGAGTTCTTCAGTATTTATAGAGCCTCAGGGCTTAGACTCCCATCTCAGCGTGCGGGGGCCTGGGATCCCTCACGTCACGTGCAGGCTGAGATAGGGAGCAGGAGAGTCAGGGACCGCGGCACAGTTCACTCTTCGAGATCTGTCAGGCCCACGGACAAGGATCCTCCCCACTGGACGGGTGCTGGGTGGTCACCTCTCCTGCCTTCGCAGGCCAACCGGACCTTGCCTGCTTCCAATCAGCTGACAGTTTTCATCACAGGGATGTGTCCCACCCTTGGGCCTGGTGGGGAGAAGGCAGTGGGGCAGCAGATGAGAGACCCACCCCTGCTGGCACCCCCGCCAGAAGACCAGAGCGGAGAGAGGGATCCCCCAAGGTATGAGCCGACCTCCTGCCGTGCGGGCGTTCGGGGAGACCCGCATTTCACATGACCCTGACACACCCATCGTGTCGTCGGGCTTTTTATTCCTCGGGCTTAGCCGCCCATGTCTTCTCAGCTCTGGCTGGGCTGAACTCCATCCCGCGTGAGCAAGTCTCCAAGACGAGCACAACTGTGAGCGACGACTCGCCGTGTCCTATAAATAGCTTCAGTGATACACGCAGCCCGGAatacacacacgcgcacacgcacacgcatacacacgcatgcacacgcagGCTGTCTCGTGGAAATCATCTTCGGGATGATTCGGGCAGGCACTCGACGACACGGCCGCGCTGAGTATGAACGTCTGCGTATGCTCGGAGTCCCGTCTCCCCCCTTCGCCTCAGCGAGGGGAGCCCCCAGGAGAGAAGCCTGCTCGCCCGAGCTCTGAGCTGGAGGCCGGGGAGGCCCGAGCCTCCTCTTCCTCGTGTGGCCGGCGACTACTCCTTCAACAGGCCCAGCTTCTTCAGGGCTTCCCTTCTGTGCTCGTCAGGGACGCCTTTGGGGGAGATCTTGACACTGACGCAGGGGGGGCGAGGCAGCCTGTCGCGGCCCTGCCCTTGGAAGGACAGGCGCTTGGAGGCGCTGGGCTGCTGCAGCTCGGCCAGCTCGGCCACCCGGACCCCTGCGAAGTCCTTCCCGGTGCCCAAGGACGCCGGGCGGGGCCGTGTGTTTCGCAGGACGTTGGGAGACACCTTGCCCAAGAAGGAGTCTCTGCCCAGGGACGAGCTGGTTTGGGGGCTGGGGTCCTTCTCCGCCGGGAGGCAGCTGCCCAGGCCCACGCCCGAGCGCTCCAGGGTGTTGGACTTGAAGCTCATCTGTCTCAGGCCGGGGATGCTGCTCTCCTGGAGCGTCAGCGCCGGGTCGGGCCTCCGCTGGGTCAGGGGGCCGCCGGCCGCCGGGGCCTTAGGGATGGGGATGGGCCCGGATTTGGTGGCCGGCAGCGGCGgggaggcctgggcctgggccggggtcggggtcggggccggggttGGGGCCTGAGGTCAGAGCCGAggtcggggccggggtcggggctGGGGTCGGGGCCAAGGTCGGACCCGGGGTCGGGGCCGAGGTAGGGGCCGAAGTCCAGGCCAGGGTCGGGGCTGAGGTCAGGGTCGGGGCCCGCGTGGGGGCAGGGCCCGGAGCCGCACCAGCAGGTGCAGCGGCCtgggggccgggcctgggccgggggccggggcagCCGGCGCGGCCACTGAAGTGGGGTCCGGgctggtcctggtcctggggtAACCCCAGCTTCTCCAGCGCCTCCCGGCGCgccctcctctgctcctgcagCGAGGTGGCGGCGGGGCCGGAGTCTCCGGGGCCGCCGTCGGGGTGGCGGGACAGCCAGTTCTGGGGCTCACCATGGAGCCCGCTCCGACTGCTCTTCAGGACAATATTGGGGGGCAGCTTCCGGGGCTTGGGGGCCAGGAGTGGGGCCAGCCGGGCACCGGGGTCCGCGCCCGCGGGGCTGGCAGCATCATGGGCTCTCGcagcctgggaccccagggtggggggaggcgcgGGGCCGCCCTCCTGGGGCTCCTGCCACATGGCCTTTGTCGCCGGGGGGCTGAGGGCCCGTGGCCCCGGGTGGCCGTCACGGGAGGCCCCGCCTGCCTGAGTCTCAGCGCCTGGGCCCGCCGGCCGGTGCTCAGGCTCCCCGGGGCCGCTGGTGGGCCGGCTGCTCCTCCCGAGGTCCTGGCCACTGCCGATGCGGATATTTCTGGGGAGGCTATaggagccagacctggggcccaggccctggggctcaGGCAGGCGGGGCGGCCCGGCCGGGGGCCCTCTCCTGGGCTCTGGGCCGCGGGGCGCGCTCCTCTCCGCTGGGTGTCCTGCGAGGGTCGGGAGAACAAGCACAGAAGAGTGGGTGCAGTGAGAACCCCCTGCCCAGGGCAGACACATCCTTCCTGAGCTCCCACCTCGCCTTAGCCGCGGGGTGTGCGCTTTGCGGAGCCTCTGCTCTCTAAGGGGCCCCCTGTTGCCTGGATATCACTTACACGGGCAGATGGACACTAGCCGACTCCCTACAACCAAGGATTAATTTTTCATGGCGGTTGGGGCGGTTGGGGAAGGAGCAGCTGCACAGAACTCCGTCCTGGCCTCGGGCTCCTCCCAGCCCTCTACAGAAacacggggcgggggtggggggggcggggactcAGCACAGCCCGCTAGCTATCCTGGGGCGCCCCAGGTCACTGAGTCCTGGGGAAACTGAACGCGAATAGCACCAACAGCTGACATGCTCTTGCTGTGACCAGACTTGCCTTCCTCCgccttcactttcttttcttttttttttttttaagattttatttatttatttttcatgagagacatgcacagagagagagagaggcagagacacaggcacagggagaagcaaggctccgtgcagggagcccgatacgggactcgatcccggatcccaggatgacagcctgagccaa carries:
- the C7H1orf116 gene encoding specifically androgen-regulated gene protein isoform X2, yielding MPQSQLWPAGPGSEPGTRVGSCDSIMSATATGSGSSDSSYDFLSAEEKECLLFLEETIGSLDAEADSGLSTDESEQDAAPRAPRAPPAAQPAPQGHPAERSAPRGPEPRRGPPAGPPRLPEPQGLGPRSGSYSLPRNIRIGSGQDLGRSSRPTSGPGEPEHRPAGPGAETQAGGASRDGHPGPRALSPPATKAMWQEPQEGGPAPPPTLGSQAARAHDAASPAGADPGARLAPLLAPKPRKLPPNIVLKSSRSGLHGEPQNWLSRHPDGGPGDSGPAATSLQEQRRARREALEKLGLPQDQDQPGPHFSGRAGCPGPRPRPGPQAAAPAGAAPGPAPTRAPTLTSAPTLAWTSAPTSAPTPGPTLAPTPAPTPASPPLPATKSGPIPIPKAPAAGGPLTQRRPDPALTLQESSIPGLRQMSFKSNTLERSGVGLGSCLPAEKDPSPQTSSSLGRDSFLGKVSPNVLRNTRPRPASLGTGKDFAGVRVAELAELQQPSASKRLSFQGQGRDRLPRPPCVSVKISPKGVPDEHRREALKKLGLLKE